One segment of Ipomoea triloba cultivar NCNSP0323 chromosome 12, ASM357664v1 DNA contains the following:
- the LOC115998542 gene encoding uncharacterized protein LOC115998542: protein MNYKKASLHLQNVKKMETQKARLNRGQLTRERKLALLQDVDKLKKKLRHEENVHRALERALCRPLGTLPRLPPYLPQSTLELLAEVAVLEEEVARLEEQVVNCRQGLYQEAISTCSTRNVNHSPPSGELPINGPRKRHSRSFSQSEVNERLSVAQRLPSLPRSSSTRRLIFADPGFDGLRDRPANGNQGMEKSNVFLEDGLGKENHSCANSTKDKRSLEKKKCAIQSPVKRTSVRPKSICKDTDPRNLQGRGIEQGPKRSSCSLGEKVLEDESIANKISEDIIKCLSTIFLRLTRFKGKTMDSEFFSHEGSMETDFRDPYGIASQHRSQDIGPYKYLCTIEACSMDFNRKTNASFLINRLKILFGKLASVKLEGLTHQQKLAFWINVYNSCMMNAVLEHGIPDSPEMVVTLMQKAMINVGGHSLSAIMIEHFILRLPYHLNYTCSKSAKKEELKIRSIFGLEWSEPLVTFALSCGSLSSPAVRVFTASQVESELEMAKREYLQAAVGITKSRKLIIPKLLDWYLLDFAKDLDALLDWVCLQLPDELRIETLKCIQRQGTEPLSQLVQVMPYDFSFRYLIGR from the exons ATGAATTACAAGAAAGCATCTTTGCATCTCCAAAAT GTGAAGAAGATGGAAACTCAGAAGGCCAGGCTAAACCGGGGCCAATTAACTCGAGAAAGAAAATTGGCTCTATTGCAAGAT GTGGATAAGCTAAAGAAGAAGCTAAGGCATGAAGAGAATGTTCATAGAGCTTTGGAGAGGGCTTTGTGTAGACCCTTGGGGACCTTGCCTCGCCTTCCTCCTTATCTTCCTCAATCT ACACTAGAGCTTCTTGCTGAAGTAGCTGTTCTTGAAGAGGAGGTTGCTAGGCTAGAGGAACAGGTGGTGAATTGTAGACAAGGTCTCTATCAAGAGGCTATTTCCACATGCTCGACGAGGAATGTGAATCATTCTCCGCCTTCTGGTGAACTGCCCATTAATGGTCCCAGAAAGAGGCACTCGAGATCGTTTTCTCAAAGTGAGGTCAATGAAAGACTGTCCGTGGCACAGCGTTTGCCCTCGCTACCCAGGAGTTCTTCCACCAGAAGACTAATCTTTGCAGATCCCGGTTTTGATGGCTTGAGGGATAGGCCAGCAAATGGAAATCAAGGTATGGAGAAATCGAATGTCTTTCTGGAAGACGGGTTAGGAAAGGAGAATCACTCGTGTGCTAATTCTACCAAGGATAAACGATCCCTGGAGAAGAAAAAGTGTGCAATACAAAGCCCCGTGAAGAGAACTTCAGTGAGACCTAAATCAATCTGCAAAGACACTGATCCTAGGAATTTGCAA GGCAGAGGCATTGAGCAAGGACCGAAGCGCTCTTCTTGTTCGTTAGGTGAGAAGGTATTGGAAGATGAAAGCATAGCAAACAAAATCTCGGAAGACATAATAAAATGCTTGTCCACCATATTCTTGAGGTTGACCCGATTCAAGGGGAAGACAATGGACTCAGAATTCTTTTCCCATGAAGGCAGTATGGAAACAGACTTCCGGGACCCCTATGGTATTGCTTCACAACATAGGAGTCAAGATATCGGTCCTTACAAGTATCTTTGTACAATTGAAGCTTGCTCAATGGATTTTAACCGCAAAACCAATGCTTCGTTCCTGATTAATAGACTTAA GATCCTCTTTGGCAAGCTAGCCTCGGTGAAATTAGAGGGTCTGACACATCAACAGAAGCTTGCATTCTGGATAAACGTATACAATTCCTGCATGATGAAT GCAGTTTTAGAGCATGGGATTCCTGACAGTCCTGAAATGGTCGTCACGCTAATGCAGAAG GCAATGATAAATGTAGGGGGGCATTCGCTAAGTGCAATCATGATCGAGCATTTTATCTTGAGGCTACCATATCACTTAAACTAC ACCTGCTCAAAGTCAGCGAAAAAGGAAGAGCTCAAGATTCGCAGTATTTTTGGTCTGGAGTGGTCTGAACCTTTGGTCACTTTCGCGCTCTCTTGTGGAAGTTTGTCTTCCCCCGCT GTAAGGGTGTTCACTGCGTCCCAAGTGGAGAGCGAGCTGGAAATGGCGAAGCGAGAGTATTTACAAGCGGCGGTTGGGATTACAAAATCGAGGAAACTGATAATCCCGAAGCTGTTGGATTGGTATCTGCTCGACTTTGCAAAGGACTTGGATGCATTGCTGGATTGGGTGTGCCTGCAGCTGCCAGATGAACTTAGGATTGAAACACTAAAGTGCATCCAGAGACAAGGGACAGAGCCTCTTTCACAACTGGTACAAGTAATGCCTTATGATTTCAGCTTCAGGTACCTCATTGGAAGATga